The DNA segment ttctcaaaataacactcatgtcaacatttttttggtatggttatttattatacaaaatttaaaatatataaacttttctataaataaaaaattaaccaatactacaaaaaattattacaaattgattagctatattaatataaataataacatagaaatttaaatattctcCTAATATGAGGGAATCTATGtttatgatcatgttttatagaggttaaacattgatttaaagaattttttttaatgacattgtaaacataagactgtagtatagtaaaattgaatcaaataaaattatcaaaaagttTAGTAACtacttataaaattattgtatattagaatattcctcatttcaaagtttaaagcaattaaaataattaaaaagatttaaattttatcaaaaacattttttcttgaaagataaatatattagttggaggaatgaatgtaaaattattgggtAGGAGTTCCATTTAAGTTAAAGGTAGACTTAAAATGCCTTTAAAgtgggttaattataaataaatattttaatttatttttgacttaaaagaaaaggaataccaagtggctcaatcaaaatttaaacttacactttttgattgttttgttgatataaactcaacactcacacataatattccaaattgaaaatattacttttgaagtgacaaactaaattagttttgtttttaaagattatatgaacttcaatctaaagattttttaaaaccccaagaataacttcaatcctttcgttttttttttcactcatcaatttaatttatagtgctagatttcatactaatagtttcatctttagaggatttagttaaatggtatttgaataattatattattttctatatttcacttccagttacacttgatttctttttggaatcatttttcattttgcttaaatcaagaaaatcaatttttttataattaagttctttttgttttcaaaacctcaaatcttaaataataggaatattatattgatctttacatatttatctattggatcacaaaaaaatatagactttacaaaataaaatagactttataaatagataattatatcgatcattctaaattatttaaaataatacatgaatatgtgagataaccaaagtacataatagagaattagagatgaatcttttcaacttcatgaccttattgtgtggtgaatattgtaagagtatgaaaataatgacttataagatgctaatctaaaatagataatgaagataaatcttttgaaacagattctcaaataaacttgattttttgttaaaaccaacatttgtgaatttaaatttagctatggaaattttaaaaataattatgaatagATTTGAAAGGAAANNNNNNNNNNNNNNNNNNNNNNNNNNNNNNNNNNNNNNNNNNNNNNNNNNNNNNNNNNNNNNNNNNNNNNNNNNNNNNNNNNNNNNNNNNNNNNNNNNNNNNNNNNNNNNNNNNNNNNNNNNNNNNNNNNNNNNNNNNNNNNNNNNNNNNNNNNNNNNNNNNNNNNNNNNNNNNNNNNNNNNNNNNNNNNNNNNNNNNNNNNNNNNNNNNNNNNNNNNNNNNNNNNNNNNNNNNNNNNNNNNNNNNNNNNNNNNNNNNNNNNNNNNNNNNNNNNNNNNNNNNNNNNNNNNNNNNNNNNNNNNNNNNNNNNNNNNNNNNNNNNNNNNNNNNNNNNNNNNNNNNNNNNNNNNNNNNNNNNNNNNNNNNNNNNNNNNNNNNNNNNNNNNNNNNNNNNNNNNNNNNNNNNNNNNNNNNNNNNNNNNNNNNNNNNNNNNNNNNNNNNNNNNNNNNNNNNNNNNNNNNNNNNNNNNNNNNNNNNNNNNNNNNNNNNNNNNNNNNNNNNNNNNNNNNNNNNNNNNNNNNNNNNNNNNNNNNNNNNNNNNNNNNNNNNNNNNNNNNNNNNNNNNNNNNNNNNNNNNNNNNNNNNNNNNNNNNNNNNNNNNNNNNNNNNNNNNNNNNNNNNNNNNNNNNNNNNNNNNNNNNNNNNNNNNNNNNNNNNNNNNNNNNNNNNNNNNNNNNNNNNNNNNNNNNNNNNNNNNNNNNNNNNNNNNNNNNNNNNNNNNNNNNNNNNNNNNNNNNNNNNNNNNNNNNNNNNNNNNNNNNNNNNNNNNNNNNNNNNNNNNNNNNNNNNNNNNNNNNNNNNNNNNNNNNNNNNNNNNNNNNNNNNNNNNNNNNNNNNNNNNNNNNNNNNNNNNNNNNNNNNNNNNNNNNNNNNNNNNNNNNNNNNNNNNNNNNNNNNNNNNNNNNNNNNNNNNNNNNNNNNNNNNNNNNNNNNNNNNNNNNNNNNNNNNNNNNNNNNNNNNNNNNNNNNNNNNNNNNNNNNNNNNNNNNNNNNNNNNNNNNNNNNNNNNNNNNNNNNNNNNNNNNNNNNNNNNNNNNNNNNNNNNNNNNNNNNNNNNNNNNNNNNNNNNNNNNNNNNNNNNNNNNNNNNNNNNNNNNNNNNNNNNNNNNNNNNNNNNNNNNNNNNNNNNNNNNNNNNNNNNNNNNNNNNNNNNNNNNNNNNNNNNNNNNNNNNNNNNNNNNNNNNNNNNNNNNNNNNNNNNNNNNNNNNNNNNNNNNNNNNNNNNNNNNNNNNNNNNNNNNNNNNNNNNNNNNNNNNNNNNNNNNNNNNNNNNNNNNNNNNNNNNNNNNNNNNNNNNNNNNNNNNNNNNNNNNNNNNNNNNNNNNNNNNNNNNNNNNNTTGGCTACTCCGGAGGCGGCGGCATGATAGCCGTTATCCATATCGTTTTGGAGAGTCCAGGCATAGCCAACGTATGGAAATCCAAAGACTGCTTTATTCTTGGGAAGTCCGTCCTCAACCCACTTTCTAAAACCAGAGTCGCCGCTTcgatctatatataaatatatcagcCAAATTATCAAATTCTATATCAATTAAGCCAAAAAGACTACTCACCTAAACATCTCCTCTTTTATTATCTGAATCGTAGGGAAATTTATGAAGGAGTAATCATAGGACCTGATTTGATTACGATCTTCATATATGTTAACTgtatatattatcatttattCTCAATAACTCTTGTACAATACCCTAGCTTAGTCCTATGCTTGTATATATATCAGCTGTAATACATCAATAAGAATCATCCTTCGATATACAACttctatatggtatcagagcgggtttaacaaaaaaaaaaaaaaatttctttcctcttctcttctccatgtCGGATTCCTCCTCTCCTACGTTGACTGATACCATCGTCACAAACACTAATCACACTCTTCTTCATATCAATATTACAAATGTCACGAAACTTACTCCCACAAACTATCTCATGTGGAAGCTTCAAGTTCATGCTCTTGTTGCTGGTTATGGCCTTGTTGGTCATCTTGATTGTTCCATGCCGGCTCCATCTCCCACTCTCACCCCCGAGACTGCCGTCTCTGATAATCCAGCCTTCGTTAATTGGCAACGTCAAGACAAGTTGATTTATAGTGCTCTTTTGGGTGCTATCTCGCTTAATGTTCAGCCAATTCTTTCTCGTACAACCACTTCCTCTGAGATCTGGAGTACTCTTGCGGAGACGTATGCTAAGGCGAGTAGAGGACACGTTCAACAGCTGAAGGATCAGCTACAGACATGGACTAAGGGATCTCATACTATTGATGAGTATCTCCAAGGTCTTACCACCAGGTTTGACATTCTCGCTAATCTGGGTAAACCAATGGATCATGATGATCAAATTGACTTGATTCTTGCGGGTTTACCAGAGGACTACCGTCCTATCATCGACCAAATTGAGGCTCGTGATGTCTCTCCTACGATTCCATATGTCCATGAGAGGTTGCGCACTCGAGAAGCCAAGCTCTTGTCCAAAGCAACGCTGGTTATGTTACCTATGACAGCCAATGTCGTGACTCATCGTCctgccaacaacaacaacaacaacaacaacaatcgccacaataatcaaaacaagCAGCGTTCTAACAATAACTGGCTGTCCTCTTCACGATCTGATAATCGTCAGCCTCGCCCATACTTGGGCAAATGTCAGTTCTGCAACGTTCAAGGCCACTCTGCTCGGAGGTGTCCTCAGCTTCAGCATCATGTGTCTTTTTCTCGCCCGCAAAACAGCAATCCTTTCACGCCCTGGCAGCCGCGTGCGAACCTTGCTCTCGGTTCACCCAACAACTCTGATCCATGGATGCTGGATAGTGGGGCTACACACCATATTACATCGGATCTCCAAAATCTTTCTTTGCATCAACCATACTCGGGCAATGATGAGGTCTTGATCGGTGATGGTTCTGGTTTGAAAATAACTAACATTAGGGTTTGACGACTTTGCCTTCTCTTACTCGACCTCTTGCTTTAGAAAATGTCTTATGTGTACCCAACATACACAAAAATCTTATTTCAGTCTATCGGTTATGCAATTCTAATCAAGTAACTGTTGAATTTGCTCCTGCTTCCtatcaggtgaaggatcttcacACGGGGCTCCCTTACTCCAAGGCAAGACTAAAGGAGAACTGTATGAGTGGCCAATGACAGCTTCTCACATTCACTCTCTGTATGCATCTCCCAGTTCGAAAACAACTATATCCTCCTGGCATTCTCGGCTTGGCCACCCTTCATCTTCTATCTTAAACATGATTGTCTCAAAGTTTTCTTTACcactttcttgttcttcctctaaACATTTTTCTTGTTCTGATTGCTTActtaataaaacacacaaattgcCTTTTGGTGTTTCCTCTATTCAATCCACCAGACCTTTACAATATCTTTTtactgatgtttggacatctcctatCCTTTCTCTTGataactacaaatattatctCATTTTTGTGGATCATTACACCCGTTACACATAGTTTTATCCACTCAAAAACAAGTCGGATGTGAAACATACCTTCATCGCCTTCAAAGCCCTTGTTGAAAATCAATTTTGTGAGAGGATTCAAACTTTGTACTCtgacaatggtggtgagtaCATTGCGCTTCGTACCTACTTATCTACACACGGGATTGCTCACTTCACCTCTCCTCCGCACATGCCTGAACACAATGGGATGTCTGAACGCAAACATAGGCACATTGTGGAAACTGGTCTCGCTCTGCTTTCCCATGCTTCGATGCCCAAAACGTATTGGCCGTTTGCTCTTTCTACGGCTGTTTATCTCATCAACAGATTACCAACGCCAGTATTTTCTAACCAATCTCCCTATCAGAAACTATTCATGACCACTCCCAACTACACAAAGCTAAGAGTTTTTGGGTGTACCTGTTTCCCATGGCTTCGACCTTATACGCCTCATAAGCTAGCAGAGCGTTCGAAGGAGTGTGTATTTCTTGGTTATTCGCCATCGCAAAGTGCATATTTTTGTCTTGATAAAGCCACTGGTCGTGTTTATGTCTCCATGCATGTCCAATTTGTTGAGACTGAGTTCCCGTTTGCTAAGTCCTCGCCGTCTGTCGCTGCATCGTCCTCACCGTCTCCGACTTCATCCGCCACTCCTGTTTTACTCATACAGTCTGTCTTGCCCCCTCGTGGGATCCTTCACTCGTCCTCCTCTTCTGCTTCATCAACTCCGACTCCTTCCTCACTGAATTCATCATCGGTCCCGGCATCGTCATCTCAGGTATGTCCTCTATCTCCgacttcttcgttttcttccccCTCTTCCTCTGAGCCCACTGCTCCAAGACAAAATGGGCCGCAGCCCACGGCCCAGCCACAACCTCTAAACACAAACTCGATCCATCCCTTGTCTCTATCACCAAATATTCACACAAACCAACAAATTAATCCGCTTCCACAaattgaaccgaaccgaaccacaTCTCCACCTTCGCATGTTGACACTCTGCCTTCCCCTGTTTCGCCATCGACCACCACTAACCCTCCCTCTCCGGTTACCACACCTTCTCC comes from the Camelina sativa cultivar DH55 unplaced genomic scaffold, Cs unpScaffold00551, whole genome shotgun sequence genome and includes:
- the LOC104773481 gene encoding uncharacterized protein LOC104773481, which encodes MSDSSSPTLTDTIVTNTNHTLLHINITNVTKLTPTNYLMWKLQVHALVAGYGLVGHLDCSMPAPSPTLTPETAVSDNPAFVNWQRQDKLIYSALLGAISLNVQPILSRTTTSSEIWSTLAETYAKASRGHVQQLKDQLQTWTKGSHTIDEYLQGLTTRFDILANLGKPMDHDDQIDLILAGLPEDYRPIIDQIEARDVSPTIPYVHERLRTREAKLLSKATLVKDLHTGLPYSKARLKENCMSGQ